Proteins encoded in a region of the Candidatus Krumholzibacteriia bacterium genome:
- a CDS encoding M4 family metallopeptidase codes for MGLVNQGETGALSEAFSDLFGEVFELAVTATTDWMTGTGSILSPRSLMDPPSLTDVYPFPPFPDRFHHSNYYCGTEDNGGIHHNSTVLGKSMYLMSEGGTFNGCAITGVGRAAAARIWFRTMTTYLTRTATFNEVYTGINQACADLYTATTCDEVRKALQAVEIDQPGLCSGQPAHIAACANVADVPTEDSMSGTFLRGSVPNPTNGAATIQFRVAAASTVTLEIFDVAGRHVRTVAHEPLVPGLYSRLWDGRDDAGNPIPAGIYLLQLRAGAEQRTQKLVVAR; via the coding sequence ATCGGCCTGGTCAATCAGGGTGAAACCGGCGCTCTCAGTGAAGCGTTTTCCGACCTCTTCGGAGAAGTATTCGAGCTTGCTGTGACGGCGACCACTGACTGGATGACCGGGACGGGCTCGATTCTTAGCCCCAGAAGCCTCATGGACCCACCCTCTCTCACGGATGTCTATCCTTTCCCTCCTTTTCCGGATCGATTCCATCATTCCAATTACTACTGTGGCACGGAGGACAATGGCGGCATCCACCACAACTCCACGGTCCTGGGCAAGAGCATGTACTTGATGTCCGAGGGCGGGACGTTCAATGGGTGTGCGATCACCGGGGTCGGTCGCGCAGCGGCCGCTCGGATCTGGTTCCGAACCATGACGACGTACTTGACGCGGACCGCGACGTTCAACGAGGTCTATACCGGCATCAACCAGGCGTGCGCCGATTTGTACACCGCCACGACTTGTGACGAGGTGCGCAAGGCACTGCAGGCGGTCGAGATCGACCAGCCGGGCTTGTGTAGCGGCCAGCCTGCGCACATCGCCGCCTGCGCGAACGTCGCCGATGTGCCGACCGAGGACTCGATGAGCGGCACCTTTCTACGCGGCAGCGTGCCGAACCCGACGAACGGCGCCGCCACCATCCAGTTCCGAGTCGCAGCCGCTTCGACCGTCACGCTCGAGATCTTCGACGTGGCTGGCCGCCACGTTCGCACCGTGGCCCACGAACCCCTCGTACCCGGGCTCTACTCGCGCCTTTGGGACGGCCGCGACGACGCCGGGAACCCGATCCCGGCGGGGATCTATCTCCTCCAGCTGCGCGCCGGCGCCGAGCAACGAACTCAGAAGCTCGTGGTGGCGAGGTAA